From Sulfurihydrogenibium sp., a single genomic window includes:
- the mraY gene encoding phospho-N-acetylmuramoyl-pentapeptide-transferase — translation MFYHLFYEHFDINLFKYITFRGFYALITAFFISLLIGPYVINKLKIFQNKQGGYVREDTPDWHQMKKHTPTMGGVMILIVVSLTSLLWCRLDNLYVWLLILTFLSFGLIGFIDDYKKIKDKKGLSSKAKFLMQLSAASIVAFILYTYPKFNTVLYVPFFKNLSIDLGVFYLFWMIFIIVGTSNAVNLTDGLDGLAIGPSLISVATFSIFAYITGNAVLSKYLFIPYIDGSGEITVFLMALLGGGLGFLWFNSFPAEMFMGDGGSLSIGAVLGIASIITKQELILAVVGGIFVVETLSVIAQVAYFRLTGGKRLFKMAPIHHHFELAGLPEPKIVVRVWIISLLLSIIALSTLKIR, via the coding sequence ATGTTTTATCATTTATTTTATGAACACTTTGATATTAATCTTTTTAAATACATAACATTTAGAGGTTTTTATGCATTAATTACTGCATTTTTTATTTCATTGCTTATTGGTCCTTATGTAATTAATAAATTAAAAATTTTTCAAAATAAGCAAGGTGGTTATGTAAGAGAAGATACACCAGACTGGCATCAGATGAAAAAGCACACACCAACAATGGGCGGTGTGATGATTTTGATTGTTGTGAGTTTAACATCTTTATTATGGTGTAGATTAGATAATCTATATGTATGGCTTTTAATCTTAACATTTTTATCATTTGGACTGATTGGATTTATCGATGATTATAAAAAAATAAAAGATAAAAAAGGTCTATCTTCAAAAGCCAAGTTTCTTATGCAACTTTCTGCGGCTTCTATTGTAGCTTTTATTCTTTATACTTATCCAAAATTTAATACAGTTTTATATGTTCCGTTTTTTAAAAATTTATCTATTGATTTAGGGGTGTTTTATCTATTTTGGATGATTTTTATAATCGTTGGTACATCCAACGCGGTAAATTTAACAGATGGTCTTGATGGCTTGGCAATAGGTCCTTCTTTAATATCTGTTGCAACGTTTTCAATCTTTGCATACATAACCGGTAATGCGGTATTATCAAAATATTTATTTATACCTTACATAGATGGTAGTGGAGAGATAACGGTTTTCTTAATGGCTTTGTTAGGCGGTGGTCTTGGTTTTCTGTGGTTTAATTCTTTTCCGGCTGAAATGTTTATGGGAGATGGTGGGTCATTATCAATTGGAGCAGTTTTAGGAATAGCATCTATAATTACAAAACAAGAATTAATCCTTGCAGTTGTAGGAGGTATTTTTGTAGTAGAAACTTTGTCGGTAATTGCACAGGTAGCATATTTTAGATTAACAGGCGGTAAAAGGCTGTTTAAAATGGCTCCGATTCATCATCATTTTGAACTGGCAGGACTTCCAGAGCCGAAAATAGTTGTTAGAGTGTGGATAATTTCTTTATTATTATCAATTATAGCACTTTCAACGTTAAAGATAAGATAG
- a CDS encoding RNA methyltransferase yields the protein MTNDNVYISVIHYPAKNKEGRWICTSFTTLDFHDVARPARTYELQAYYIVQPLEAQQFIIKEQLKYWTEGFGSKFNPKRSMAGSMVRVVSSITQMLEEIKKEKGKYPKLIATSAKKYPQTVSYGEMRKILKNKDEIFLILLGTGWGMPEELVSSCDYILEPILGPGDYNHLSVRNAAAIILDRLFSINRC from the coding sequence TTGACAAACGATAATGTTTATATTTCTGTTATTCATTATCCGGCAAAGAATAAAGAAGGAAGATGGATATGTACATCTTTTACAACATTAGACTTTCATGATGTAGCAAGACCGGCAAGAACATATGAACTCCAAGCATATTACATAGTCCAACCATTAGAAGCACAACAGTTTATCATCAAAGAACAACTTAAATACTGGACAGAAGGATTTGGCTCTAAATTCAATCCGAAAAGGTCCATGGCCGGTAGTATGGTAAGAGTTGTTTCATCCATTACACAGATGCTTGAAGAAATAAAGAAAGAAAAAGGAAAATATCCAAAGTTAATAGCTACATCAGCAAAAAAATATCCACAAACTGTAAGTTATGGTGAGATGAGAAAAATTTTAAAAAATAAAGATGAAATATTTTTAATACTTCTTGGCACAGGTTGGGGAATGCCTGAGGAGTTAGTTTCAAGCTGCGATTATATATTAGAACCTATTTTAGGTCCGGGCGATTATAATCATCTTTCTGTAAGAAACGCCGCCGCGATAATATTAGATAGACTATTTTCAATAAATAGATGCTAA
- a CDS encoding Rpn family recombination-promoting nuclease/putative transposase, translated as MENKESIQPHDWFFKQVFSNPKNVQDFISIFLPDLSQKIQLNSLEIVPSEKFSNNQKKHFLDLLYKCKLNDKDAYIRLIFEHKSYVDKKLPLQLMQYNAVIWEEALKEKDYYPPIINIVFYHGRVKWNFPTTIPEIEDEELDKYIQKLNYILIDLNEIEDENLKRHLKKNVDLIMEMLIMKHIHDRLERIKTLLKDVKVECSEDCFVIILNYLVLVKKDYEKVEEVLREIRGGEEKMMLFTDKLKIEGKIENLRENIIDLIDVKFGVVDKSIVEKVNQIDNIETLKQILRIVGKSHSLDEVREKLNSL; from the coding sequence GTGGAAAACAAAGAAAGTATACAACCTCACGATTGGTTTTTTAAGCAAGTATTCTCAAACCCAAAAAACGTTCAAGACTTTATTAGTATTTTTCTACCCGACCTGTCTCAAAAAATACAGCTAAACTCATTAGAAATAGTACCATCAGAAAAATTCTCAAATAATCAGAAAAAACATTTTCTTGATTTGCTATACAAATGTAAACTAAACGACAAAGATGCATATATAAGATTGATATTCGAACATAAATCATACGTAGACAAAAAACTACCACTTCAGCTTATGCAGTACAACGCCGTTATTTGGGAAGAAGCGTTAAAAGAAAAAGATTACTATCCACCAATCATAAACATAGTCTTTTACCATGGACGGGTAAAATGGAACTTTCCGACAACCATTCCAGAAATAGAAGATGAAGAGTTAGACAAATACATCCAAAAACTCAACTATATCCTCATAGACCTAAACGAAATAGAAGATGAAAATCTAAAAAGGCACTTAAAGAAAAATGTTGATTTAATCATGGAAATGCTTATAATGAAGCACATTCATGATAGGTTAGAAAGGATAAAAACTTTACTCAAAGATGTGAAAGTTGAATGTTCGGAAGATTGTTTTGTTATAATTCTTAATTATCTTGTATTAGTAAAAAAAGATTATGAAAAGGTCGAAGAAGTTTTAAGAGAAATAAGAGGAGGTGAAGAAAAAATGATGTTATTCACTGATAAATTGAAAATAGAAGGAAAAATAGAAAATTTAAGAGAGAATATAATAGATTTGATAGATGTAAAGTTTGGAGTGGTTGATAAATCTATAGTAGAAAAAGTTAATCAAATAGATAATATAGAAACTCTAAAGCAAATTTTAAGAATAGTCGGAAAAAGTCACAGCTTGGATGAAGTGAGAGAAAAGCTAAATAGTTTATAA
- the cimA gene encoding citramalate synthase, with product MEKKVLIYDTTLRDGTQAEGVSVSVEDKLRIAEKLADFGVHYIEGGWPGSNPKDMAFFKEAKKLNLKNTKLTAFGSTRRASLKVKDDPQIQDLIKAETPAITIFGKSWDLHVTEALKTTLEKNLEMIYDSIVYLKKYTDEVIFDAEHFFDGFKENPEYAIKVLKTAQEAGADYLILCDTNGGSLPTDIEKAFKAVKDTGITAKLGIHAHNDSDTAVWNSIVAVLNGAVQIHGTINGIGERCGNANLCSIIPNLMLKLGYEAIPRENLRRLKEISNFVSDIVNMPVPKNMPYVGDSAFAHKGGVHASAVLKNPRSYEHILPEEVGNRRKVLVSDLAGKSNIIYKAREIGIEIDEKDERLVSLVQEIKELENQGYHFEAAEASLELLIRKHLGTLPKYFDLDAYRVLIARRYTDKTPISEATVRIKIENHYEHTASLGHGPVNALDNALKKALISKYPSLAEVELIDYKVRIVNESGGTAAKIRVLVESRDKTKKWGTVGVSDNIIEASWQAVVDSLIYKLVKDNIQPA from the coding sequence ATGGAAAAGAAAGTTTTAATATACGATACAACACTGAGAGATGGAACTCAGGCTGAGGGTGTTAGTGTTTCTGTTGAAGACAAATTAAGAATAGCAGAAAAGCTTGCAGATTTCGGCGTTCATTACATAGAAGGTGGATGGCCAGGCTCTAATCCAAAAGACATGGCATTTTTTAAAGAGGCTAAAAAACTAAATCTTAAAAACACAAAACTAACAGCATTTGGTTCTACAAGAAGAGCAAGCTTAAAAGTTAAAGATGATCCACAGATTCAAGACCTGATAAAGGCAGAAACACCGGCTATTACAATTTTTGGAAAATCATGGGACCTACATGTTACTGAGGCACTTAAAACAACCTTAGAAAAAAATCTTGAAATGATTTACGATTCTATTGTTTATTTAAAAAAATACACTGACGAAGTAATATTTGATGCTGAACACTTTTTTGATGGATTTAAAGAAAATCCTGAGTATGCAATCAAAGTTTTAAAAACAGCGCAAGAAGCAGGAGCAGATTATTTAATACTTTGTGATACAAATGGTGGAAGTCTTCCAACAGATATAGAAAAAGCTTTTAAAGCTGTAAAGGATACCGGAATTACTGCAAAACTTGGAATTCATGCTCATAATGACTCAGACACAGCTGTTTGGAACTCTATCGTTGCAGTCTTAAATGGAGCTGTTCAAATTCATGGAACTATAAACGGTATTGGTGAAAGATGCGGAAATGCAAACCTTTGTTCTATAATACCAAACCTTATGTTAAAACTTGGATATGAGGCAATACCAAGAGAAAATCTTAGAAGATTAAAAGAAATTTCAAACTTTGTTTCTGATATCGTAAACATGCCTGTTCCTAAGAATATGCCATACGTAGGAGATAGTGCCTTTGCTCATAAAGGTGGCGTTCATGCCTCAGCTGTTCTTAAAAACCCAAGAAGTTATGAACATATTTTGCCGGAAGAAGTTGGAAATAGAAGAAAAGTTCTTGTTTCAGACCTGGCAGGTAAAAGCAATATTATTTATAAAGCAAGAGAAATAGGTATAGAAATAGATGAAAAAGATGAAAGATTAGTTTCTCTTGTTCAAGAAATAAAAGAGCTTGAAAATCAAGGATATCATTTTGAGGCAGCAGAAGCATCCTTAGAATTACTTATAAGAAAACATCTTGGAACGCTACCAAAGTATTTTGACCTTGACGCTTATAGAGTTTTAATAGCACGTAGATATACAGACAAAACACCTATATCCGAAGCTACTGTAAGAATAAAGATAGAAAATCATTATGAACATACAGCATCTCTTGGACATGGACCGGTTAACGCACTTGATAATGCTTTAAAAAAAGCTTTAATATCTAAGTATCCATCTTTAGCAGAGGTGGAGCTTATAGACTACAAAGTTAGAATCGTGAATGAAAGTGGAGGAACAGCAGCAAAAATAAGAGTGTTGGTCGAAAGTAGAGATAAAACCAAAAAATGGGGTACTGTTGGAGTTTCAGATAACATTATAGAAGCCTCTTGGCAGGCTGTTGTAGATAGCCTTATTTATAAATTGGTGAAGGATAACATACAACCAGCATAA
- the hisF gene encoding imidazole glycerol phosphate synthase subunit HisF, producing the protein MLAKRIIPCLDVDKGRVVKGVNFVNLIDAGDPVEIASVYDKEGADELVFLDITASSEDRNIILDVVKKTAETVFMPLTVGGGVRSLEDIRKLLENGADKVSINTAAVKNPSLVESAAIRFGSSTIVVAIDAKKVGENKWEVYIHGGRTPTGIDAIEWAKAVESLGAGEILLTSMDKDGTKSGYDIELTKAVSEAVKIPVIASGGAGNVQHFYEAFEYGKADACLAASLFHFKEIEISELKNFLKNKGINVRL; encoded by the coding sequence TTGTTAGCCAAGAGAATTATACCTTGCCTTGATGTTGATAAAGGAAGAGTTGTAAAAGGTGTTAATTTTGTAAATCTTATTGATGCAGGAGATCCTGTGGAAATAGCATCTGTATATGATAAAGAAGGTGCAGATGAGCTTGTGTTTCTTGATATAACCGCATCATCTGAAGATAGAAATATAATTTTAGATGTTGTTAAAAAGACGGCAGAAACTGTTTTTATGCCTTTAACCGTTGGTGGCGGTGTTAGGTCATTAGAAGATATTAGAAAGCTTCTTGAAAATGGCGCAGATAAAGTTTCTATCAATACGGCAGCTGTAAAAAATCCATCTCTCGTAGAAAGTGCAGCAATTAGATTTGGCTCTTCAACTATTGTGGTGGCGATAGATGCTAAAAAAGTAGGAGAAAATAAATGGGAAGTTTACATTCATGGCGGGAGGACTCCTACAGGAATAGATGCAATAGAATGGGCTAAAGCTGTAGAGAGCCTTGGAGCTGGCGAAATACTTCTTACCTCTATGGATAAAGACGGAACAAAAAGCGGATATGATATAGAACTTACAAAAGCTGTTTCAGAGGCTGTTAAAATACCTGTTATTGCATCCGGTGGAGCTGGGAATGTGCAGCATTTTTATGAAGCATTTGAATATGGAAAGGCTGATGCATGCCTTGCTGCATCCTTATTTCATTTTAAAGAAATAGAGATTTCCGAGCTTAAAAACTTTCTAAAAAATAAAGGTATAAACGTGAGGTTGTAA